One stretch of Lucilia cuprina isolate Lc7/37 chromosome 6, ASM2204524v1, whole genome shotgun sequence DNA includes these proteins:
- the LOC111681279 gene encoding KN motif and ankyrin repeat domain-containing protein 2-like isoform X3: MLLSILKKIKNELIYNSCVTGNKSPRASSIYSKTLPFQQKLSPAEQQYESYVKATVAANAKSPVEELLSPPTPPPRRHTLTAKLSLTSPPTALTSTDSAQSPGSDKILSSCLSSPIKEAGVVATTAAAATSTDAQTLFNIRQQMALSLKRMKDLEEQVKSIPDLQSELSQLREEKQRLQQTVKSKEEELQKAKEATRFSSSPSPVLSPKITSPVQFQPQRVSPISLESMGARMQSNNKKSPILKRDVGTMCSKQTTRDIAVGSPIPVQKTQRDVGCNAAVTKNITENLYTKTEVEERIRMSIHQHEEEKKLARLKDLISVGTQMYVAKKDTKDSGAQTKAEKPVQKHNVSVMAQPATRESYTNCKPDVRTVGCSNDRVSDVLCEKCLVTKRTVACATDDETKGETAKTVSLKLLDMPARSNTFSLGDNEKLNIAKKTIGTQYTPIVQHSAGSQTTAVQQHTVGLQFAPQQQNTSTQFELYTVARQTDTRDLIRLCTSQTNTEEIAPPTPVKEEKPEPVKPILHTKGCNTEIKNFKDYGVNTQPTVTTNSTSCNTEEIHKRDIACGDIVKPHISIACADNYCDSCKDAIKNLAKDFSKVLASPLPTRAAESKIPRPKNLPSPSPVRRQFSRQNTYTVTPSPTPSPVSEKRNMASSLQEKSSSSSAAFHQLESSGESQSFITEPVTLSAITTQKPQTTTTGAMTAEEKLASSSNSSPEGSPQRKSLYDLSKLGDNELIVREETRVSISWSRDNSPAPTPSSAAANANKNPSTEEEKLKAQEEPSLADAAAVCAKEISQGARKKTLPSPLKSSHESKNKTETPQKEAEEETVQKPLPSKALLQKIAMKETEPRKKITPPKEMLVALKAINNSLLKKLGSKPISSLSLKNYKQTIQQEWFRLSSSENADPHEVEDYLDCFEDLSVPLLEYCVNMVDANGNTAMHYAVSHGNFDVVSILLDSKVCNVNQMNNAGYTSVMLVSLAKLKNAEHRTVVERLFQMADVNIRAKKHCQTALMLAVSHGNLEMVQLLLAAGADINIQDEDGSTALMCAAEHGRSDIVKHLLTHPDCDSLIQDVDGSTAFKIAWQAGHRDIGIFLYVHEQMLRSKMPNRGENLTLKRSPPATSPRYTHKRQPSK; the protein is encoded by the exons atgttattatcaatattgaaaaaaattaaaaacgaatTGATTTATA ATTCCTGTGTAACGGGCAATAAATCTCCTAGAGCTTCCAGCATTTATTCTAAAACTTTGCCATTTCAACAGAAACTATCACCGGCTGAGCAGCAATATGAATCGTATGTTAAGGCTACTGTGGCAGCTAATGCTAAATCGCCAGTGGAGGAATTACTTTCACCACCTACACCACCACCACGACGTCATACCTTAACGGCAAAATTATCTTTAACCAGTCCACCCACTGCCCTAACCTCCACCGATAGCGCTCAATCGCCGGGTTCAGATAAGATTTTATCCAGTTGTTTGTCTTCACCGATTAAGGAGGCTGGTGTAGTAGCGacaactgctgctgctgctacttcTACAGATGCCCAAACTTTGTTTAATATACGCCAGCAAATGGCCTTAAGTTTGAAGCGAATGAAAGATTTAGAAGAGCAGGTTAAATCTATACCGGATTTACAG AGTGAACTCTCTCAACTGCGCGAAGAGAAACAACGCCTACAGCAGACTGTCAAAAGCAAAGAGGAAGAACTACAAAAGGCCAAAGAAGCCACTCGATTCTCTTCCTCACCTAGTCCAGTACTTAGTCCCAAAATAACATCACCCGTACAATTTCAACCGCAAAGAGTAAGTCCGATTTCATTAGAAAGTATGGGCGCTAGAATGCAatccaataacaaaaaatcaccCATATTAAAGCGTGATGTTGGCACCATGTGCAGCAAACAGACTACGCGGGATATAGCCGTTGGAAGTCCCATACCGGTACAAAAAACTCAACGAGATGTAGGCTGTAATGCTGCGGTTACGAAAAATATTACAGAGAATTTATATACTAAAACGGAAGTAGAGGAACGTATTAGAATGTCCATACATCAGCATGAAGAGGAAAAGAAATTGGCGAGATTAAAAGATCTTATATCCGTGGGTACCCAGATGTATGTGGCCAAAAAAGACACTAAAGATAGTGGGGCTCAAACGAAAGCCGAAAAACCGGTACAGAAACACAATGTCAGCGTTATGGCCCAACCGGCAACACGTGAAAGTTATACCAACTGCAAACCAGACGTGCGGACGGTGGGCTGTTCAAATGATCGCGTGTCCGATGTATTGTGTGAGAAATGTTTAGTCACGAAACGTACTGTTGCATGTGCTACCGATGATGAAACGAAAGGGGAAACAGCTAAAACAGTCTCTCTTAAGTTGTTGGACATGCCGGCTCGTAGTAATACTTTCAGTTTGGGTGATAATGAAAAACTGAATATAGCGAAGAAGACTATAGGAACCCAATATACACCCATAGTACAGCATTCGGCAGGAAGTCAAACAACAGCTGTACAGCAGCATACGGTAGGACTGCAGTTTGCACCACAACAGCAAAACACCAGCACACAATTTGAGCTGTATACTGTGGCGAGACAGACAGATACTAGGGATTTGATTAGATTGTGTACCTCACAAACTAATACAGAAGAAATAGCACCACCCACCCCCGTAAAGGAGGAAAAACCAGAACCTGTTAAGCCGATTTTACACACAAAAGGTTGTAATACCGAGATTAAGAATTTCAAAGATTATGGTGTTAATACCCAACCAACCGTCACTACCAACTCCACTTCCTGCAATACCGAGGAAATACACAAACGTGATATAGCTTGTGGTGATATAGTCAAGCCACATATTTCAATAGCTTGTGCCGATAATTACTGTGATTCTTGCAAAGATGCCATCAAAAATTTAGCTAAAGATTTCTCGAAAGTGCTGGCCAGTCCGCTGCCCACAAGAGCTGCCGAATCAAAAATACCACGTCCTAAAAATCTACCCAGTCCTAGTCCGGTGAGAAGGCAATTTTCGCGTCAGAACACTTATACAGTAACACCCTCTCCAACTCCCAGTCCAGTGTCGGAAAAGAGAAATATGGCAAG TTCCTTGCAAGAAAAATCCTCCTCATCGTCAGCAGCATTTCATCAATTGGAATCATCAGGTGAATCTCAAAGTTTTATAACCGAGCCAGTAACTTTAAGTGCTATAACTACACAAAAACCCCAAACCACCACCACCGGCGCAATGACAGCAGAGGAAAAATTAGCCTCATCATCGAATAGCTCCCCAGAGGGTTCGCCACAACGTAAATCCCTGTATGACCTCAGTAAATTGGGCGATAATGAGCTCATTGTTAGAGAAGAGACACGTGTAAGCATTAGCTGGTCTAGAGACAATTCACCAGCTCCCACTCCTTCATCAGCCGCAGCTAATGCTAATAAAAATCCCTCTACCGAAGAGGAGAAATTAAAGGCACAGGAAGAACCGTCACTAGCAGATGCAGCTGCAGTATGTGCCAAGGAAATTTCTCAAGGAGCACGCAAAAAAACTTTACCCTCACCCTTGAAATCTAGTCATGAAAGTAAGAATAAAACCGAAACCCCACAGAAGGAAGCAGAAGAAGAAACTGTACAGAAACCTTTACCCTCCAAGGCTTTGTTACAAAAAATCGCCATGAAAGAAACAGAGCCCAGGAAGAA AATCACTCCTCCTAAAGAAATGCTAGTCGCTTTGAAAGCGATCAACAATTCATTGTTGAAAAAATTGGGCTCCAAACCCATTTCATCTTTGAGTTTAAAGAACTATAAGCAAACCATACAACAGGAATGGTTCCGCCTGTCCAGCTCTGAGAATGCCGATCCCCATGAAGTTGAAGATTATTTGGATTGTTTTGAAGATTTATCGGTGCCATTATTAGAATACTGTGTTAATATGGTGGATGCTAAT ggCAACACCGCTATGCATTATGCTGTTTCGCATGGTAATTTTGACGTTGTATCCATATTGTTGGATTCAAAGGTTTGCAACGTAAACCAAATGAATAATGCAGGATACACCAGCGTTATGCTCGTTTCATTGGCAAAATTGAAAAATGCAGAACATCGTACCGTCGTCGAACGACTGTTTCAGATGGCTGATGTCAATATACGAGCTAAAAAG cATTGCCAAACAGCTTTAATGCTAGCTGTGTCGCATGGTAATCTGGAAATGGTTCAACTATTACTGGCAGCTGGAGCTGATATTAATATACAAGATGAAGATGGCAGCACTGCTTTGATGTGTGCTGCCGAACATGGTCGTAGTGATATTGTTAAACACTTATTAACTCATCCCGATTGTGATTCATTAATACAGGATGTG gatGGCAGCACCGCTTTCAAGATCGCCTGGCAAGCGGGCCATCGTGATATTGGCATTTTCTTGTATGTCCATGAGCAAATGTTGCGCAGCAAAATGCCCAACAGAGGTGAAAATTTAACCTTAAAACGCAGTCCACCTGCCACCTCACCACGTTATACCCACAAAAGGCAGCCCTCTAAATAA
- the LOC111681279 gene encoding KN motif and ankyrin repeat domain-containing protein 2-like isoform X1 encodes MFASTNSIKRRPKKTLPTSASKDETSGSSAARKARALLHGNWWKEYSCVTGNKSPRASSIYSKTLPFQQKLSPAEQQYESYVKATVAANAKSPVEELLSPPTPPPRRHTLTAKLSLTSPPTALTSTDSAQSPGSDKILSSCLSSPIKEAGVVATTAAAATSTDAQTLFNIRQQMALSLKRMKDLEEQVKSIPDLQSELSQLREEKQRLQQTVKSKEEELQKAKEATRFSSSPSPVLSPKITSPVQFQPQRVSPISLESMGARMQSNNKKSPILKRDVGTMCSKQTTRDIAVGSPIPVQKTQRDVGCNAAVTKNITENLYTKTEVEERIRMSIHQHEEEKKLARLKDLISVGTQMYVAKKDTKDSGAQTKAEKPVQKHNVSVMAQPATRESYTNCKPDVRTVGCSNDRVSDVLCEKCLVTKRTVACATDDETKGETAKTVSLKLLDMPARSNTFSLGDNEKLNIAKKTIGTQYTPIVQHSAGSQTTAVQQHTVGLQFAPQQQNTSTQFELYTVARQTDTRDLIRLCTSQTNTEEIAPPTPVKEEKPEPVKPILHTKGCNTEIKNFKDYGVNTQPTVTTNSTSCNTEEIHKRDIACGDIVKPHISIACADNYCDSCKDAIKNLAKDFSKVLASPLPTRAAESKIPRPKNLPSPSPVRRQFSRQNTYTVTPSPTPSPVSEKRNMASSLQEKSSSSSAAFHQLESSGESQSFITEPVTLSAITTQKPQTTTTGAMTAEEKLASSSNSSPEGSPQRKSLYDLSKLGDNELIVREETRVSISWSRDNSPAPTPSSAAANANKNPSTEEEKLKAQEEPSLADAAAVCAKEISQGARKKTLPSPLKSSHESKNKTETPQKEAEEETVQKPLPSKALLQKIAMKETEPRKKITPPKEMLVALKAINNSLLKKLGSKPISSLSLKNYKQTIQQEWFRLSSSENADPHEVEDYLDCFEDLSVPLLEYCVNMVDANGNTAMHYAVSHGNFDVVSILLDSKVCNVNQMNNAGYTSVMLVSLAKLKNAEHRTVVERLFQMADVNIRAKKHCQTALMLAVSHGNLEMVQLLLAAGADINIQDEDGSTALMCAAEHGRSDIVKHLLTHPDCDSLIQDVDGSTAFKIAWQAGHRDIGIFLYVHEQMLRSKMPNRGENLTLKRSPPATSPRYTHKRQPSK; translated from the exons atgttTGCTTcaacaaattctataaaaagacgTCCCAAGAAAACTTTACCAACATCAGCCTCCAAAGATGAAACGTCAGGCTCTAGTGCGGCTAGGAAAGCTCGAGCTTTACTGCATGGGAATTGGTGGAAAGAAT ATTCCTGTGTAACGGGCAATAAATCTCCTAGAGCTTCCAGCATTTATTCTAAAACTTTGCCATTTCAACAGAAACTATCACCGGCTGAGCAGCAATATGAATCGTATGTTAAGGCTACTGTGGCAGCTAATGCTAAATCGCCAGTGGAGGAATTACTTTCACCACCTACACCACCACCACGACGTCATACCTTAACGGCAAAATTATCTTTAACCAGTCCACCCACTGCCCTAACCTCCACCGATAGCGCTCAATCGCCGGGTTCAGATAAGATTTTATCCAGTTGTTTGTCTTCACCGATTAAGGAGGCTGGTGTAGTAGCGacaactgctgctgctgctacttcTACAGATGCCCAAACTTTGTTTAATATACGCCAGCAAATGGCCTTAAGTTTGAAGCGAATGAAAGATTTAGAAGAGCAGGTTAAATCTATACCGGATTTACAG AGTGAACTCTCTCAACTGCGCGAAGAGAAACAACGCCTACAGCAGACTGTCAAAAGCAAAGAGGAAGAACTACAAAAGGCCAAAGAAGCCACTCGATTCTCTTCCTCACCTAGTCCAGTACTTAGTCCCAAAATAACATCACCCGTACAATTTCAACCGCAAAGAGTAAGTCCGATTTCATTAGAAAGTATGGGCGCTAGAATGCAatccaataacaaaaaatcaccCATATTAAAGCGTGATGTTGGCACCATGTGCAGCAAACAGACTACGCGGGATATAGCCGTTGGAAGTCCCATACCGGTACAAAAAACTCAACGAGATGTAGGCTGTAATGCTGCGGTTACGAAAAATATTACAGAGAATTTATATACTAAAACGGAAGTAGAGGAACGTATTAGAATGTCCATACATCAGCATGAAGAGGAAAAGAAATTGGCGAGATTAAAAGATCTTATATCCGTGGGTACCCAGATGTATGTGGCCAAAAAAGACACTAAAGATAGTGGGGCTCAAACGAAAGCCGAAAAACCGGTACAGAAACACAATGTCAGCGTTATGGCCCAACCGGCAACACGTGAAAGTTATACCAACTGCAAACCAGACGTGCGGACGGTGGGCTGTTCAAATGATCGCGTGTCCGATGTATTGTGTGAGAAATGTTTAGTCACGAAACGTACTGTTGCATGTGCTACCGATGATGAAACGAAAGGGGAAACAGCTAAAACAGTCTCTCTTAAGTTGTTGGACATGCCGGCTCGTAGTAATACTTTCAGTTTGGGTGATAATGAAAAACTGAATATAGCGAAGAAGACTATAGGAACCCAATATACACCCATAGTACAGCATTCGGCAGGAAGTCAAACAACAGCTGTACAGCAGCATACGGTAGGACTGCAGTTTGCACCACAACAGCAAAACACCAGCACACAATTTGAGCTGTATACTGTGGCGAGACAGACAGATACTAGGGATTTGATTAGATTGTGTACCTCACAAACTAATACAGAAGAAATAGCACCACCCACCCCCGTAAAGGAGGAAAAACCAGAACCTGTTAAGCCGATTTTACACACAAAAGGTTGTAATACCGAGATTAAGAATTTCAAAGATTATGGTGTTAATACCCAACCAACCGTCACTACCAACTCCACTTCCTGCAATACCGAGGAAATACACAAACGTGATATAGCTTGTGGTGATATAGTCAAGCCACATATTTCAATAGCTTGTGCCGATAATTACTGTGATTCTTGCAAAGATGCCATCAAAAATTTAGCTAAAGATTTCTCGAAAGTGCTGGCCAGTCCGCTGCCCACAAGAGCTGCCGAATCAAAAATACCACGTCCTAAAAATCTACCCAGTCCTAGTCCGGTGAGAAGGCAATTTTCGCGTCAGAACACTTATACAGTAACACCCTCTCCAACTCCCAGTCCAGTGTCGGAAAAGAGAAATATGGCAAG TTCCTTGCAAGAAAAATCCTCCTCATCGTCAGCAGCATTTCATCAATTGGAATCATCAGGTGAATCTCAAAGTTTTATAACCGAGCCAGTAACTTTAAGTGCTATAACTACACAAAAACCCCAAACCACCACCACCGGCGCAATGACAGCAGAGGAAAAATTAGCCTCATCATCGAATAGCTCCCCAGAGGGTTCGCCACAACGTAAATCCCTGTATGACCTCAGTAAATTGGGCGATAATGAGCTCATTGTTAGAGAAGAGACACGTGTAAGCATTAGCTGGTCTAGAGACAATTCACCAGCTCCCACTCCTTCATCAGCCGCAGCTAATGCTAATAAAAATCCCTCTACCGAAGAGGAGAAATTAAAGGCACAGGAAGAACCGTCACTAGCAGATGCAGCTGCAGTATGTGCCAAGGAAATTTCTCAAGGAGCACGCAAAAAAACTTTACCCTCACCCTTGAAATCTAGTCATGAAAGTAAGAATAAAACCGAAACCCCACAGAAGGAAGCAGAAGAAGAAACTGTACAGAAACCTTTACCCTCCAAGGCTTTGTTACAAAAAATCGCCATGAAAGAAACAGAGCCCAGGAAGAA AATCACTCCTCCTAAAGAAATGCTAGTCGCTTTGAAAGCGATCAACAATTCATTGTTGAAAAAATTGGGCTCCAAACCCATTTCATCTTTGAGTTTAAAGAACTATAAGCAAACCATACAACAGGAATGGTTCCGCCTGTCCAGCTCTGAGAATGCCGATCCCCATGAAGTTGAAGATTATTTGGATTGTTTTGAAGATTTATCGGTGCCATTATTAGAATACTGTGTTAATATGGTGGATGCTAAT ggCAACACCGCTATGCATTATGCTGTTTCGCATGGTAATTTTGACGTTGTATCCATATTGTTGGATTCAAAGGTTTGCAACGTAAACCAAATGAATAATGCAGGATACACCAGCGTTATGCTCGTTTCATTGGCAAAATTGAAAAATGCAGAACATCGTACCGTCGTCGAACGACTGTTTCAGATGGCTGATGTCAATATACGAGCTAAAAAG cATTGCCAAACAGCTTTAATGCTAGCTGTGTCGCATGGTAATCTGGAAATGGTTCAACTATTACTGGCAGCTGGAGCTGATATTAATATACAAGATGAAGATGGCAGCACTGCTTTGATGTGTGCTGCCGAACATGGTCGTAGTGATATTGTTAAACACTTATTAACTCATCCCGATTGTGATTCATTAATACAGGATGTG gatGGCAGCACCGCTTTCAAGATCGCCTGGCAAGCGGGCCATCGTGATATTGGCATTTTCTTGTATGTCCATGAGCAAATGTTGCGCAGCAAAATGCCCAACAGAGGTGAAAATTTAACCTTAAAACGCAGTCCACCTGCCACCTCACCACGTTATACCCACAAAAGGCAGCCCTCTAAATAA
- the LOC111681279 gene encoding KN motif and ankyrin repeat domain-containing protein 2-like isoform X2 yields MFASTNSIKRRPKKTLPTSASKDETSGSSAARKARALLHGNWWKEYSCVTGNKSPRASSIYSKTLPFQQKLSPAEQQYESYVKATVAANAKSPVEELLSPPTPPPRRHTLTAKLSLTSPPTALTSTDSAQSPGSDKILSSCLSSPIKEAGVVATTAAAATSTDAQTLFNIRQQMALSLKRMKDLEEQVKSIPDLQSELSQLREEKQRLQQTVKSKEEELQKAKEATRFSSSPSPVLSPKITSPVQFQPQRRDVGTMCSKQTTRDIAVGSPIPVQKTQRDVGCNAAVTKNITENLYTKTEVEERIRMSIHQHEEEKKLARLKDLISVGTQMYVAKKDTKDSGAQTKAEKPVQKHNVSVMAQPATRESYTNCKPDVRTVGCSNDRVSDVLCEKCLVTKRTVACATDDETKGETAKTVSLKLLDMPARSNTFSLGDNEKLNIAKKTIGTQYTPIVQHSAGSQTTAVQQHTVGLQFAPQQQNTSTQFELYTVARQTDTRDLIRLCTSQTNTEEIAPPTPVKEEKPEPVKPILHTKGCNTEIKNFKDYGVNTQPTVTTNSTSCNTEEIHKRDIACGDIVKPHISIACADNYCDSCKDAIKNLAKDFSKVLASPLPTRAAESKIPRPKNLPSPSPVRRQFSRQNTYTVTPSPTPSPVSEKRNMASSLQEKSSSSSAAFHQLESSGESQSFITEPVTLSAITTQKPQTTTTGAMTAEEKLASSSNSSPEGSPQRKSLYDLSKLGDNELIVREETRVSISWSRDNSPAPTPSSAAANANKNPSTEEEKLKAQEEPSLADAAAVCAKEISQGARKKTLPSPLKSSHESKNKTETPQKEAEEETVQKPLPSKALLQKIAMKETEPRKKITPPKEMLVALKAINNSLLKKLGSKPISSLSLKNYKQTIQQEWFRLSSSENADPHEVEDYLDCFEDLSVPLLEYCVNMVDANGNTAMHYAVSHGNFDVVSILLDSKVCNVNQMNNAGYTSVMLVSLAKLKNAEHRTVVERLFQMADVNIRAKKHCQTALMLAVSHGNLEMVQLLLAAGADINIQDEDGSTALMCAAEHGRSDIVKHLLTHPDCDSLIQDVDGSTAFKIAWQAGHRDIGIFLYVHEQMLRSKMPNRGENLTLKRSPPATSPRYTHKRQPSK; encoded by the exons atgttTGCTTcaacaaattctataaaaagacgTCCCAAGAAAACTTTACCAACATCAGCCTCCAAAGATGAAACGTCAGGCTCTAGTGCGGCTAGGAAAGCTCGAGCTTTACTGCATGGGAATTGGTGGAAAGAAT ATTCCTGTGTAACGGGCAATAAATCTCCTAGAGCTTCCAGCATTTATTCTAAAACTTTGCCATTTCAACAGAAACTATCACCGGCTGAGCAGCAATATGAATCGTATGTTAAGGCTACTGTGGCAGCTAATGCTAAATCGCCAGTGGAGGAATTACTTTCACCACCTACACCACCACCACGACGTCATACCTTAACGGCAAAATTATCTTTAACCAGTCCACCCACTGCCCTAACCTCCACCGATAGCGCTCAATCGCCGGGTTCAGATAAGATTTTATCCAGTTGTTTGTCTTCACCGATTAAGGAGGCTGGTGTAGTAGCGacaactgctgctgctgctacttcTACAGATGCCCAAACTTTGTTTAATATACGCCAGCAAATGGCCTTAAGTTTGAAGCGAATGAAAGATTTAGAAGAGCAGGTTAAATCTATACCGGATTTACAG AGTGAACTCTCTCAACTGCGCGAAGAGAAACAACGCCTACAGCAGACTGTCAAAAGCAAAGAGGAAGAACTACAAAAGGCCAAAGAAGCCACTCGATTCTCTTCCTCACCTAGTCCAGTACTTAGTCCCAAAATAACATCACCCGTACAATTTCAACCGCAAAGA CGTGATGTTGGCACCATGTGCAGCAAACAGACTACGCGGGATATAGCCGTTGGAAGTCCCATACCGGTACAAAAAACTCAACGAGATGTAGGCTGTAATGCTGCGGTTACGAAAAATATTACAGAGAATTTATATACTAAAACGGAAGTAGAGGAACGTATTAGAATGTCCATACATCAGCATGAAGAGGAAAAGAAATTGGCGAGATTAAAAGATCTTATATCCGTGGGTACCCAGATGTATGTGGCCAAAAAAGACACTAAAGATAGTGGGGCTCAAACGAAAGCCGAAAAACCGGTACAGAAACACAATGTCAGCGTTATGGCCCAACCGGCAACACGTGAAAGTTATACCAACTGCAAACCAGACGTGCGGACGGTGGGCTGTTCAAATGATCGCGTGTCCGATGTATTGTGTGAGAAATGTTTAGTCACGAAACGTACTGTTGCATGTGCTACCGATGATGAAACGAAAGGGGAAACAGCTAAAACAGTCTCTCTTAAGTTGTTGGACATGCCGGCTCGTAGTAATACTTTCAGTTTGGGTGATAATGAAAAACTGAATATAGCGAAGAAGACTATAGGAACCCAATATACACCCATAGTACAGCATTCGGCAGGAAGTCAAACAACAGCTGTACAGCAGCATACGGTAGGACTGCAGTTTGCACCACAACAGCAAAACACCAGCACACAATTTGAGCTGTATACTGTGGCGAGACAGACAGATACTAGGGATTTGATTAGATTGTGTACCTCACAAACTAATACAGAAGAAATAGCACCACCCACCCCCGTAAAGGAGGAAAAACCAGAACCTGTTAAGCCGATTTTACACACAAAAGGTTGTAATACCGAGATTAAGAATTTCAAAGATTATGGTGTTAATACCCAACCAACCGTCACTACCAACTCCACTTCCTGCAATACCGAGGAAATACACAAACGTGATATAGCTTGTGGTGATATAGTCAAGCCACATATTTCAATAGCTTGTGCCGATAATTACTGTGATTCTTGCAAAGATGCCATCAAAAATTTAGCTAAAGATTTCTCGAAAGTGCTGGCCAGTCCGCTGCCCACAAGAGCTGCCGAATCAAAAATACCACGTCCTAAAAATCTACCCAGTCCTAGTCCGGTGAGAAGGCAATTTTCGCGTCAGAACACTTATACAGTAACACCCTCTCCAACTCCCAGTCCAGTGTCGGAAAAGAGAAATATGGCAAG TTCCTTGCAAGAAAAATCCTCCTCATCGTCAGCAGCATTTCATCAATTGGAATCATCAGGTGAATCTCAAAGTTTTATAACCGAGCCAGTAACTTTAAGTGCTATAACTACACAAAAACCCCAAACCACCACCACCGGCGCAATGACAGCAGAGGAAAAATTAGCCTCATCATCGAATAGCTCCCCAGAGGGTTCGCCACAACGTAAATCCCTGTATGACCTCAGTAAATTGGGCGATAATGAGCTCATTGTTAGAGAAGAGACACGTGTAAGCATTAGCTGGTCTAGAGACAATTCACCAGCTCCCACTCCTTCATCAGCCGCAGCTAATGCTAATAAAAATCCCTCTACCGAAGAGGAGAAATTAAAGGCACAGGAAGAACCGTCACTAGCAGATGCAGCTGCAGTATGTGCCAAGGAAATTTCTCAAGGAGCACGCAAAAAAACTTTACCCTCACCCTTGAAATCTAGTCATGAAAGTAAGAATAAAACCGAAACCCCACAGAAGGAAGCAGAAGAAGAAACTGTACAGAAACCTTTACCCTCCAAGGCTTTGTTACAAAAAATCGCCATGAAAGAAACAGAGCCCAGGAAGAA AATCACTCCTCCTAAAGAAATGCTAGTCGCTTTGAAAGCGATCAACAATTCATTGTTGAAAAAATTGGGCTCCAAACCCATTTCATCTTTGAGTTTAAAGAACTATAAGCAAACCATACAACAGGAATGGTTCCGCCTGTCCAGCTCTGAGAATGCCGATCCCCATGAAGTTGAAGATTATTTGGATTGTTTTGAAGATTTATCGGTGCCATTATTAGAATACTGTGTTAATATGGTGGATGCTAAT ggCAACACCGCTATGCATTATGCTGTTTCGCATGGTAATTTTGACGTTGTATCCATATTGTTGGATTCAAAGGTTTGCAACGTAAACCAAATGAATAATGCAGGATACACCAGCGTTATGCTCGTTTCATTGGCAAAATTGAAAAATGCAGAACATCGTACCGTCGTCGAACGACTGTTTCAGATGGCTGATGTCAATATACGAGCTAAAAAG cATTGCCAAACAGCTTTAATGCTAGCTGTGTCGCATGGTAATCTGGAAATGGTTCAACTATTACTGGCAGCTGGAGCTGATATTAATATACAAGATGAAGATGGCAGCACTGCTTTGATGTGTGCTGCCGAACATGGTCGTAGTGATATTGTTAAACACTTATTAACTCATCCCGATTGTGATTCATTAATACAGGATGTG gatGGCAGCACCGCTTTCAAGATCGCCTGGCAAGCGGGCCATCGTGATATTGGCATTTTCTTGTATGTCCATGAGCAAATGTTGCGCAGCAAAATGCCCAACAGAGGTGAAAATTTAACCTTAAAACGCAGTCCACCTGCCACCTCACCACGTTATACCCACAAAAGGCAGCCCTCTAAATAA